In Actinoplanes sp. NBC_00393, a single genomic region encodes these proteins:
- a CDS encoding aldo/keto reductase, producing MTERRMILGAMYFGTRLDEASSMALLDRFVDQGGTWIDTANNYAFWADPSGIGGQSEALIGRWLASRPGVRERVRISTKVRYQPTVPGRWPESSEGLSGPVIRNAVQESLKRLNTDRIDLYWAHGEDRTVALDETVAAFGELVRDGVVARLGASNHMTWSVERARQLARQQGIEGYTALQLRWSYVQPRPGAELPDQGHQLLSPEALDYARVEPGLAVWAYTPLINGAYTRSDRPLPEVYDHPGTERRLAVLTRVADELGVTRNQVVLAWMATGDPAVTPIVGVSTPEQLDEALQADQVTLSSDQRRQLDEVA from the coding sequence ATGACGGAACGCAGGATGATCCTCGGTGCGATGTACTTCGGTACGCGGCTGGACGAAGCCTCGTCCATGGCGTTGTTGGACCGCTTCGTCGACCAGGGCGGCACCTGGATCGACACGGCCAACAACTACGCCTTCTGGGCCGACCCCAGCGGCATCGGCGGGCAGAGCGAAGCCCTCATCGGGCGGTGGCTGGCCTCCCGGCCGGGCGTGCGCGAGCGGGTGCGTATCAGTACGAAGGTGCGGTACCAACCGACCGTGCCAGGCCGGTGGCCGGAGTCTTCGGAAGGCCTGTCCGGGCCGGTGATCCGTAACGCGGTACAGGAGAGTCTGAAGCGGTTGAACACCGATCGGATCGATCTGTACTGGGCTCACGGTGAAGACCGGACGGTGGCCCTGGACGAGACGGTGGCCGCGTTCGGTGAGCTGGTGCGCGACGGCGTGGTGGCACGGCTCGGCGCTTCCAACCACATGACGTGGAGTGTCGAGCGAGCCCGGCAACTGGCAAGACAACAGGGCATCGAGGGATACACCGCGCTGCAGCTGCGGTGGTCATACGTGCAGCCCCGCCCCGGCGCTGAGCTTCCCGATCAGGGTCACCAGCTCCTGTCACCGGAAGCGCTGGACTATGCCCGAGTCGAGCCCGGCCTTGCCGTCTGGGCGTACACGCCGCTGATCAATGGCGCCTACACCCGCTCCGACCGGCCGCTTCCCGAGGTCTACGACCACCCGGGAACGGAGCGTCGCCTGGCCGTGCTGACGCGGGTCGCCGACGAGCTCGGCGTGACGCGCAACCAGGTAGTCCTGGCTTGGATGGCGACGGGCGATCCGGCGGTCACTCCGATCGTGGGAGTCAGCACCCCGGAGCAGCTCGATGAGGCGCTACAGGCCGACCAGGTGACGCTCAGCAGCGATCAGCGCCGCCAACTCGACGAGGTCGCCTGA
- a CDS encoding DUF2855 family protein, translating into MADSWTFAVARDDLGKTAVVAGATPQIRDGEALLRVERVGLTANNVTYAVLGESMRYWQFFPAASRGLGAQWGLPPLWGFAEVIESAAAGVEVGTRVYGYLPPAGHLVVQPERADPSGFRDGSAHRLDLPSPYNAYRSTANDAAYRADQEDLLVLYRPLFFTSFMLADQVVDNDFHGARQLLLSSASSKTAYAAAFELHGRGPRLVGLTSPGNVAFTRSLGCYDEVLSYDEIAGLEAVPTVYLDLSGAPATRVALRELLGDLLVRDIAVGLTNQIPNADAAGEVFFAPVQMRKRRQDWGRDGLDERFADAWRRFAGAVGAWLEVRAGAGPDDLRSFWLDVYHGRTEPRVGHILRF; encoded by the coding sequence ATGGCCGATTCATGGACGTTCGCCGTTGCCCGCGATGACCTCGGGAAGACTGCCGTCGTCGCCGGAGCGACACCGCAGATCCGAGACGGTGAGGCGCTGCTGCGGGTGGAACGGGTCGGGTTGACCGCGAACAACGTCACCTACGCGGTCCTCGGTGAATCCATGCGGTACTGGCAGTTCTTCCCGGCCGCGTCGCGGGGGCTGGGCGCGCAGTGGGGTCTTCCGCCGCTCTGGGGTTTCGCCGAGGTGATCGAATCGGCGGCTGCCGGTGTCGAGGTGGGGACGCGGGTCTACGGCTACCTCCCGCCGGCCGGTCATCTGGTGGTGCAGCCGGAGCGGGCCGACCCATCCGGGTTCCGGGACGGCAGCGCCCACCGCCTCGACTTGCCGTCGCCCTACAACGCCTACCGGTCGACCGCGAACGACGCCGCGTACCGCGCCGATCAGGAGGACCTGCTGGTCCTCTACCGGCCGCTGTTCTTCACCTCCTTCATGCTCGCCGACCAGGTCGTCGACAACGACTTCCACGGGGCGCGGCAGTTGCTCCTCTCGTCGGCCTCCAGCAAGACCGCGTACGCCGCCGCTTTCGAACTGCACGGTCGCGGACCGCGACTGGTCGGTCTCACCTCGCCCGGCAACGTGGCCTTCACCCGGTCTCTCGGCTGCTACGACGAAGTCCTGTCGTACGACGAGATCGCCGGCCTGGAAGCGGTGCCGACGGTCTATCTCGACCTGTCCGGAGCACCCGCGACGCGCGTGGCGCTACGCGAGCTCCTCGGTGATCTGCTGGTGCGTGACATCGCCGTCGGGCTGACCAACCAGATCCCGAACGCGGACGCCGCGGGCGAGGTGTTCTTCGCCCCTGTCCAGATGCGCAAACGGCGCCAGGACTGGGGTCGTGACGGCCTGGACGAGCGCTTCGCCGACGCGTGGCGACGCTTCGCCGGCGCGGTAGGGGCGTGGCTCGAGGTACGCGCCGGTGCGGGCCCGGACGACCTCCGCAGCTTCTGGCTGGACGTCTACCACGGCCGCACCGAACCACGCGTCGGCCATATCCTCCGGTTCTAG
- a CDS encoding DUF1330 domain-containing protein, with translation MAVDPDGDFLTGFLAEDPDSPVVMLNLLRFADNGRPLYQQYAKAFGTTIGPRYGVEVIYAGDGGSPLVAETGQQWDAVLLVRYPSRHAFRDMITDPDYQQITHLRRQALTEAVLQPTRPW, from the coding sequence ATGGCAGTGGATCCCGACGGCGACTTCCTCACCGGCTTCCTCGCCGAGGACCCGGACAGCCCGGTCGTCATGCTCAACCTGCTGCGCTTCGCTGACAACGGCCGCCCGCTGTACCAGCAATACGCGAAGGCGTTCGGCACGACGATCGGCCCACGCTACGGCGTCGAGGTGATCTACGCCGGCGACGGCGGCAGCCCGCTGGTCGCGGAAACCGGGCAGCAGTGGGACGCCGTCCTGCTCGTGCGCTACCCGTCCCGGCACGCCTTCCGCGACATGATCACCGATCCCGACTATCAGCAGATCACCCACCTGCGCCGGCAGGCACTCACCGAAGCCGTGCTTCAGCCGACCCGCCCCTGGTGA
- a CDS encoding catalase produces MDSTKPGRVVKEVVEAATAKVGQLAEALTDRVPGAPGSGTPTVEEPTSPREPLPPKHEQGTPDTRTPTGADTGLPAPTHAQQGAYLTTAQGARLRDTDHSLKAGPRGPVLIQDHHLREKIMHFDHERIPERVVHARGAGAHGTFTGYGTADGVTRAGFLAKGKETQVFVRFSTVIGSRGSADTVRDTRGFATKFYTDEGTFDLVANNMPVFFIQDAIKFPDVIHAAKWHPDREIPQAQTAHDTFWDFVSLHTEAQHHTIWGMSDRGIPRSYRTMEGFGVHTFRMINAAGETTLVKFHWKPKLGVHSLTWEEAQMLGGIDPDFHRRDLYDAIEAGAYPEWELGIQVFPDTPEETFAGIDLLDPTKIVPEELAPVQPIGKLVLNRTPTNFFAESEQVAFHVGHLPPGIDVTNDPLLQGRLFSYLDTQLTRLAGPNFGQIPINRPHAPVNDMLRDGFHQQAVHAGVAPYRPNSLDGGNPFPAGDAENAFLDASVRVAEAPKIRANPASFDDHFSQVRLFWLSMSPVEKEHIIRAYTFELGKCYEKAIKERQLQCLANIDPVLCQQVATGLGLPAPEPTVPLAEVAPSPALSQVGREWPADGRMIGIVVDAERLDTGLEQVQAAIFSAGMVPLLIAAHGDTVGDLPVQRTFATARSVEFDALLLAGAPAPAPDALPQRDAKAGAPGSAAIDPRVQLLVDECWRHGKAIGAWGDGTAVLEATGTAGTPGVIAADNGGTALEGVQRLLAAHRVWERFPASVA; encoded by the coding sequence ATGGACAGCACCAAGCCGGGACGTGTGGTCAAGGAAGTGGTGGAAGCGGCCACGGCGAAGGTCGGGCAACTCGCTGAGGCATTGACCGACCGTGTTCCCGGTGCGCCGGGAAGTGGCACGCCGACCGTCGAGGAGCCGACCTCGCCGCGGGAGCCGTTGCCGCCCAAACACGAGCAGGGTACGCCGGACACGCGTACGCCCACGGGCGCCGACACCGGCTTGCCCGCACCGACACACGCCCAGCAGGGCGCGTATCTCACGACCGCGCAGGGCGCGCGGCTGCGCGACACCGATCACTCGCTGAAGGCCGGACCGCGCGGGCCCGTTCTGATTCAGGATCACCACCTGCGCGAGAAGATCATGCACTTCGATCACGAGCGCATCCCGGAACGGGTGGTGCACGCGCGGGGCGCCGGCGCGCACGGCACGTTCACCGGGTACGGGACCGCCGACGGCGTGACCCGGGCCGGCTTCCTCGCCAAGGGCAAGGAGACGCAGGTCTTCGTCCGGTTCTCCACCGTGATCGGGTCGCGGGGATCGGCCGACACGGTGCGAGACACGCGTGGCTTCGCCACGAAGTTCTACACCGACGAGGGTACGTTCGACCTGGTCGCGAACAACATGCCGGTGTTCTTCATCCAGGACGCCATCAAGTTCCCGGACGTCATCCACGCGGCGAAGTGGCATCCGGACCGGGAGATCCCGCAGGCGCAGACCGCACACGACACGTTCTGGGACTTCGTGTCGCTGCACACCGAGGCGCAGCACCACACGATCTGGGGCATGTCCGACCGGGGCATCCCGCGCTCGTACCGGACCATGGAGGGTTTCGGCGTTCACACCTTCCGGATGATCAACGCTGCCGGGGAGACCACCCTGGTGAAGTTCCACTGGAAGCCGAAACTGGGCGTGCACTCCCTGACCTGGGAAGAGGCGCAGATGCTCGGCGGCATCGACCCGGACTTCCACCGCCGCGACCTGTACGACGCGATCGAGGCCGGTGCGTACCCGGAGTGGGAACTCGGCATCCAGGTCTTCCCGGACACCCCGGAGGAGACCTTCGCCGGGATCGACCTGCTCGACCCCACCAAGATCGTGCCGGAGGAGCTGGCGCCGGTGCAGCCGATCGGCAAGCTGGTACTGAACCGGACGCCGACGAACTTCTTCGCCGAGTCCGAGCAGGTCGCCTTCCACGTCGGGCATCTGCCGCCCGGCATCGACGTGACCAACGACCCGCTGCTGCAGGGGCGGCTCTTCTCCTACCTCGACACGCAGCTCACCCGGCTGGCCGGGCCGAACTTCGGCCAGATCCCGATCAACCGGCCCCACGCGCCGGTCAACGACATGCTGCGCGACGGTTTCCACCAGCAGGCCGTGCACGCCGGGGTGGCGCCGTACCGGCCCAACTCGCTCGACGGGGGCAACCCGTTCCCCGCCGGTGACGCCGAGAACGCGTTCCTCGACGCCTCGGTCCGGGTCGCCGAGGCGCCGAAGATCCGGGCCAACCCGGCGTCCTTCGACGATCATTTCAGCCAGGTGCGCCTGTTCTGGCTGAGCATGAGCCCGGTGGAGAAGGAACACATCATCCGGGCGTACACCTTCGAGCTGGGCAAATGCTACGAGAAGGCGATCAAGGAGCGCCAGCTGCAGTGCCTGGCCAACATCGACCCGGTGCTGTGCCAGCAGGTCGCCACCGGGCTCGGCCTGCCGGCGCCGGAACCGACCGTGCCGCTCGCCGAGGTTGCCCCCAGCCCGGCGCTGTCGCAGGTCGGCCGGGAGTGGCCGGCCGACGGCCGCATGATCGGCATCGTGGTGGACGCCGAGCGCCTGGACACCGGTCTGGAGCAGGTTCAGGCGGCGATCTTCTCGGCCGGCATGGTGCCGCTGCTGATCGCTGCCCACGGTGACACGGTCGGCGATCTGCCGGTGCAGCGTACGTTCGCCACGGCCCGCTCGGTCGAGTTCGACGCGCTGCTGCTGGCGGGTGCGCCGGCCCCGGCGCCGGACGCGCTGCCGCAACGCGACGCCAAGGCCGGCGCTCCGGGCAGCGCTGCGATCGACCCGCGGGTGCAGCTGCTGGTGGACGAGTGCTGGCGGCACGGCAAGGCAATCGGCGCCTGGGGTGACGGCACCGCGGTGCTCGAGGCGACCGGCACGGCCGGAACGCCGGGTGTGATCGCTGCAGACAATGGCGGCACCGCGCTGGAAGGCGTGCAGCGTCTGCTCGCCGCGCACCGGGTCTGGGAGCGATTCCCCGCCTCGGTCGCCTGA
- a CDS encoding cytochrome c biogenesis CcdA family protein, with the protein MDDIPLALAAGLLAAFNPCGFAMLPSFLAVLVSRRGGIGRALRLTAAMTAGFVTVFGAAGLVISVATSPIQRHLPWATVVIGGVLVVLGAWLLSGRDLDVPLPRLTVGSPAGSFLALYGYGASYAIASLSCTIAPFLAVTGLVSRSGSIVDGLAAFVAYGLGMGLVVGTLAMLAAVARDSVVRRSRSVLPYISRASGALLLLAGSYVVYYGWYEIRLLDGGSADDPIVGALTDLQGTVTNWLTAAGIWWIAGAFAMTIAVAVVLRSSRRSAARTVKD; encoded by the coding sequence ATGGACGACATCCCTCTCGCGCTGGCCGCCGGTCTGCTGGCCGCGTTCAACCCGTGCGGGTTCGCGATGCTGCCGTCCTTCCTGGCCGTGCTAGTCTCCCGGCGCGGCGGCATCGGCCGGGCGTTGCGGCTGACCGCGGCCATGACCGCAGGTTTCGTCACCGTCTTCGGCGCCGCCGGCTTGGTGATCAGCGTCGCCACCAGCCCCATCCAACGGCATCTGCCGTGGGCGACCGTGGTCATCGGCGGTGTCCTCGTGGTGCTCGGGGCCTGGCTGTTGTCCGGCCGTGACCTGGACGTTCCGCTGCCCCGGCTCACCGTGGGCAGCCCGGCCGGTTCCTTTCTCGCCCTCTACGGCTACGGCGCCTCGTATGCGATCGCCTCGTTGTCCTGCACCATCGCGCCGTTCCTGGCCGTCACCGGCCTCGTCTCCCGAAGCGGCAGCATCGTCGACGGCCTGGCGGCCTTCGTCGCCTACGGCCTCGGCATGGGGCTGGTCGTGGGCACGCTGGCCATGCTCGCCGCCGTGGCCCGCGACAGCGTGGTGCGCCGCAGCCGCAGCGTGCTGCCGTACATCTCCCGGGCCAGCGGCGCGCTGCTGCTGCTCGCCGGCTCATACGTCGTCTACTACGGCTGGTACGAGATCCGGCTGCTGGACGGTGGGTCCGCCGACGACCCGATAGTCGGCGCCCTCACGGACCTGCAGGGCACTGTCACCAACTGGCTCACCGCGGCCGGGATCTGGTGGATCGCAGGCGCGTTCGCGATGACCATCGCGGTCGCCGTCGTGCTGCGGTCGAGCCGCCGCTCGGCGGCCCGGACCGTGAAGGACTGA
- a CDS encoding redoxin domain-containing protein — protein sequence MSAYRSCLSLLAAALLLTSCGSQPLESAAPASPAPVPSAASGEAPARQVPQVLTFRATTLEGTAFDGTSLAGRPVLFWFWAPWCPKCQAEGPAVAKTAERYADRVTVVGVAGLDKDRGQMAAFVDRTGTSALDHLDDRGGEIYRHFQVASQSSFVVVDADGETTTATGPLDEGELSALIDGHLR from the coding sequence ATGTCGGCTTACCGTTCGTGTCTTTCTCTGCTGGCGGCAGCCCTGCTCCTGACATCATGCGGTAGTCAGCCGCTGGAGTCGGCGGCGCCCGCCTCACCCGCGCCGGTGCCCTCCGCCGCTTCGGGCGAGGCCCCGGCTCGGCAGGTTCCGCAGGTGCTGACCTTCCGGGCGACCACGCTGGAGGGTACGGCCTTCGACGGAACATCTCTGGCCGGCCGTCCAGTGCTGTTCTGGTTCTGGGCGCCGTGGTGCCCGAAGTGCCAGGCCGAAGGTCCTGCGGTGGCTAAGACCGCAGAACGGTACGCGGACCGCGTCACCGTCGTCGGCGTCGCCGGTCTGGACAAGGACCGGGGCCAGATGGCCGCGTTCGTGGACCGTACGGGCACCAGCGCCCTGGACCACCTCGACGATCGCGGTGGCGAGATCTACCGGCACTTCCAGGTCGCCAGTCAGTCGTCGTTCGTGGTGGTGGACGCCGATGGCGAGACCACGACGGCGACCGGCCCGCTCGACGAGGGCGAACTGTCCGCGCTCATCGATGGGCACCTGCGGTAG
- a CDS encoding MFS transporter, protein MSLLLLAYCAFISLGLPDGLLGVGWPSMADDLGLSTDTVGVLLFASTVGYLISSVAAGFSLARLGVGRLLAGSTAMASLALAGYAVSPALGLLVPCALLAGFGGGAIDAGLNAYAAGAFGPKHMNWLHAFFGLGVAIGPLIMTGVLSGGLSWRWGYGLVAGAQALLAIAFAVTARAWVRAGAAEGPPDAQQQTTASPRFGTTLRMPAVWLSVAAFAVYVGVEMATGLWAFLLLTEDRGLSAAVAGFCVSAYWASLFVGRVVQGFTVERLGTTRTLAAGLVGMLAGSVLVALPGPDWLAVAGLMVIGYAAAPVFPLLTLTTADRVGAAHADRVIGMQMAATGLGGALIPAGVGVLIERVGVHTLGPSLIVLSLVLVMLYAVMTRRR, encoded by the coding sequence ATGTCCTTGCTGCTGCTGGCCTACTGCGCCTTCATCAGCCTCGGCCTCCCCGACGGTCTGCTCGGCGTCGGCTGGCCGTCGATGGCAGACGACCTGGGCCTTTCCACCGACACCGTCGGGGTGCTGCTGTTCGCCAGCACGGTCGGCTACCTGATCTCCAGCGTCGCAGCCGGGTTCAGCCTGGCCCGGCTCGGCGTCGGCCGGCTCCTCGCCGGGAGCACGGCGATGGCCAGCCTCGCCCTGGCCGGGTACGCGGTGTCGCCCGCACTGGGCCTGCTGGTGCCGTGTGCGCTGCTGGCCGGGTTCGGTGGCGGGGCGATCGATGCGGGCCTCAACGCGTACGCGGCCGGCGCGTTCGGCCCCAAGCACATGAACTGGCTGCACGCCTTCTTCGGCCTCGGCGTCGCCATCGGGCCGCTGATCATGACCGGCGTGCTCAGCGGTGGGCTGTCGTGGCGGTGGGGATACGGGCTCGTCGCCGGTGCCCAGGCGCTGCTGGCCATCGCGTTCGCTGTCACGGCGCGGGCGTGGGTGCGTGCCGGCGCTGCCGAAGGGCCGCCGGACGCGCAACAACAGACAACGGCTTCGCCGCGGTTCGGTACGACGCTGCGCATGCCCGCGGTGTGGCTCAGCGTTGCCGCGTTCGCCGTGTACGTCGGTGTGGAGATGGCGACCGGGCTCTGGGCCTTCCTGCTGCTCACCGAGGATCGCGGGTTGAGCGCCGCGGTCGCCGGTTTCTGCGTCTCGGCGTACTGGGCGAGTCTTTTCGTCGGCCGGGTCGTGCAAGGCTTCACCGTTGAACGGCTGGGCACCACCCGTACCCTCGCCGCCGGCCTGGTCGGCATGCTGGCCGGATCCGTGCTGGTGGCGCTGCCGGGCCCGGACTGGCTTGCGGTCGCCGGCCTGATGGTGATCGGCTATGCCGCAGCGCCGGTCTTCCCCCTGCTGACGCTGACCACCGCGGACCGGGTCGGGGCAGCGCACGCCGACCGCGTCATCGGGATGCAGATGGCGGCTACCGGGCTCGGCGGCGCCCTGATCCCCGCCGGGGTCGGCGTGCTCATCGAGCGGGTCGGCGTTCACACCCTCGGCCCGTCGCTGATCGTGCTGTCGCTGGTCCTGGTGATGCTGTACGCGGTGATGACCCGGCGCAGGTAG
- a CDS encoding winged helix-turn-helix domain-containing protein codes for MNQRPVRTDGPVPVYVQIADYIEGDIRAGRLHADDRIPTENEMHAEWGVARTTARRAVNLLRERGLIYTVAQRGSFVNPI; via the coding sequence GTGAACCAGCGACCGGTACGCACCGACGGTCCCGTGCCGGTCTATGTTCAGATCGCCGACTACATCGAGGGCGACATCCGGGCCGGCCGCCTTCACGCGGATGACCGCATCCCTACCGAGAACGAGATGCACGCCGAGTGGGGTGTGGCCAGGACAACGGCACGACGGGCGGTCAACCTGCTACGCGAACGAGGCCTCATTTACACCGTTGCGCAGCGCGGCTCCTTCGTGAACCCGATCTGA